A genomic region of Chlorobaculum parvum NCIB 8327 contains the following coding sequences:
- a CDS encoding RuBisCO large subunit C-terminal-like domain-containing protein, which yields MNAEDVKGFFASRESLDMEQYLVLDYYLETVGEIETALAHFCSEQSTAQWKRVDVDEDFRPVHAARVIGLDVLGELEQLSYPVKHSESGKIHACRVTIAHPHCNFGPKLPNLLTAVCGEGTFFTPGVPVVKLMDIQFPDSYLAEFAGPKFGIEGLRDVLNAHNRPIFFGVVKPNIGLSPEEFAEIAYQSWLGGLDIAKDDEMLADVTWSSIDERSAFLGKARRKAEAETGDPKVYLANITDEVDSLIDKHDIAVRNGANALLINALPVGLSAVRMLSDYTQVPLIGHFPFIAAFSRMEKFGIHSKVMTKLQRLAGLDAIIMPGFGGRMMTPEEEVLENVEECTKPMGHIKPSLPVPGGSDSALTLQTVYEKVGSVDFGFVPGRGIFGHPMGPKAGAQSIRQAWEAIEQGIPLETYGESHPELQAMIDQAAKKQD from the coding sequence ATGAATGCTGAAGACGTCAAAGGTTTTTTTGCTTCAAGGGAATCGCTCGACATGGAGCAATACCTTGTTCTCGACTACTATCTCGAAACCGTAGGCGAGATCGAGACGGCGCTTGCCCATTTCTGCAGCGAGCAGTCAACCGCTCAGTGGAAACGGGTCGATGTCGATGAGGATTTCCGTCCTGTGCATGCCGCCAGGGTGATTGGCCTCGACGTGCTCGGCGAGCTTGAGCAGCTAAGCTACCCGGTCAAGCATTCAGAGTCCGGCAAGATTCACGCCTGCCGGGTGACGATCGCTCATCCGCACTGCAATTTCGGTCCCAAGCTGCCCAACCTCTTGACTGCGGTATGCGGCGAAGGAACCTTCTTCACGCCGGGCGTGCCGGTGGTGAAGCTGATGGACATTCAGTTTCCCGACAGCTACCTGGCCGAATTCGCCGGCCCGAAGTTCGGCATCGAGGGGCTGCGCGACGTGCTCAACGCGCATAACCGCCCGATCTTTTTCGGCGTCGTCAAGCCGAACATCGGCCTGAGTCCGGAAGAGTTTGCTGAAATCGCCTACCAGAGCTGGCTCGGCGGTCTCGACATTGCCAAGGATGACGAGATGCTGGCCGACGTGACCTGGTCGTCCATCGACGAACGTTCGGCGTTTCTCGGCAAGGCGCGGCGCAAAGCCGAGGCCGAGACCGGTGATCCCAAAGTTTATCTGGCCAACATCACCGACGAAGTTGACAGCCTGATCGACAAGCACGATATCGCCGTGCGCAATGGCGCGAATGCGCTGCTGATCAACGCCCTGCCGGTCGGTCTGAGCGCCGTCAGGATGCTCAGCGACTACACGCAAGTACCGCTGATTGGCCACTTCCCGTTCATTGCCGCCTTCAGCCGCATGGAGAAATTCGGCATCCACTCCAAAGTGATGACCAAGCTGCAACGCCTTGCCGGTCTGGACGCTATCATCATGCCCGGCTTTGGTGGGCGCATGATGACCCCCGAGGAGGAGGTGCTCGAAAACGTCGAGGAGTGCACCAAGCCGATGGGCCATATCAAACCGAGCTTGCCCGTGCCGGGTGGCAGCGATTCAGCCCTGACGCTTCAGACCGTGTACGAAAAGGTCGGTAGCGTTGACTTCGGTTTCGTGCCGGGACGCGGCATCTTCGGTCATCCGATGGGCCCCAAAGCCGGTGCACAAAGCATTCGGCAGGCCTGGGAGGCGATCGAGCAGGGCATTCCGCTCGAAACCTACGGCGAAAGCCATCCGGAACTTCAGGCGATGATCGATCAGGCCGCCAAAAAGCAGGACTGA
- a CDS encoding SDR family NAD(P)-dependent oxidoreductase, translating to MKQLENRVAIITGSTKGIGRAIAHAFVKEGAKVVITSSRQANVDASLREFPDGSAWGHVCDVSSYEAVEELVQASVKRFGAIDCFVNNAGISDPFTSVCDSDPEAWSRVIDINLKGTYHGSRAAARYFLSSGRAGKIINTAGSGTDKGSNTPFISAYGSTKSAIARFTFAMAEEYKKTPLSIMLLHPGLVRTEINHPEEATPELQKQLKTFNVILDIFAQSPDLAARYAVKMASSWSDGKTGQYLSALDGKRKKMMLLSYPFRKLTGSIDRTIY from the coding sequence ATGAAACAGCTCGAAAACAGGGTCGCCATCATCACCGGTTCTACCAAGGGAATCGGCCGGGCGATTGCCCATGCGTTCGTCAAAGAGGGGGCCAAAGTGGTCATCACTTCCAGCCGCCAGGCAAATGTCGATGCCTCCCTCCGAGAGTTTCCCGATGGTTCGGCCTGGGGCCACGTCTGCGACGTTTCCTCATACGAGGCGGTCGAGGAGCTGGTGCAGGCTTCAGTCAAACGGTTCGGCGCCATCGACTGCTTTGTGAACAACGCCGGGATTTCCGACCCTTTCACCAGCGTCTGCGATAGCGATCCGGAAGCGTGGAGCCGCGTGATCGACATCAACCTCAAGGGAACCTACCACGGCAGCCGCGCAGCTGCCCGCTATTTTCTGTCCTCCGGCAGGGCGGGCAAGATCATCAACACGGCCGGATCGGGTACCGACAAGGGCTCGAATACTCCTTTTATTTCCGCCTACGGATCGACCAAATCTGCCATCGCCCGCTTCACCTTTGCTATGGCCGAGGAGTACAAAAAGACGCCGCTCTCCATTATGCTGCTACATCCGGGTCTGGTCAGAACCGAGATCAACCATCCGGAAGAGGCGACTCCAGAGCTGCAAAAACAGCTGAAGACCTTCAACGTGATTCTCGACATTTTCGCGCAGAGCCCCGATCTTGCCGCTCGTTACGCCGTGAAGATGGCCTCCTCATGGAGTGACGGCAAGACCGGGCAGTACCTGTCCGCGCTCGATGGAAAACGCAAGAAGATGATGCTGTTGAGCTATCCGTTTCGTAAACTGACCGGTAGCATCGATCGAACAATTTATTGA
- the lsrF gene encoding 3-hydroxy-5-phosphonooxypentane-2,4-dione thiolase, whose protein sequence is MAEYDKDKQAKEYYTDIPVDTHGFFLKGAHSLDWGMKNRLSRIFRPDTGKTVMFAIDHGYFQGPTTGLERPDVNIVPLMKHADAIMLTRGILRTTVPPSLTKAVVMRCSGGPSILKELSDEELAVDIEDAIRMNVACITLQVFIGGEYETRSIHNMTKLVDMGLRYGIPTMAVTAVGKDMVRDAKYFRLATRICAELGAQLVKTYYVPEDFETVVASCPVPIVMAGGKKLPELDALTMSYNAIQEGAAGVDMGRNIFQSDNPEEMMLAVNKIVHEGYNPNEAYEYFNSLVAGK, encoded by the coding sequence ATGGCGGAGTACGATAAGGACAAACAGGCCAAAGAGTATTACACCGATATTCCGGTCGATACCCATGGCTTTTTTCTGAAAGGCGCCCACTCGCTCGACTGGGGCATGAAGAATCGCCTTTCGAGGATTTTCCGCCCCGATACGGGCAAGACGGTCATGTTCGCCATCGACCACGGTTACTTCCAGGGTCCGACCACCGGTCTGGAACGCCCTGACGTGAACATCGTGCCGCTCATGAAGCACGCCGATGCTATCATGCTGACCCGTGGTATCCTTCGTACCACCGTTCCGCCGAGCCTCACCAAAGCGGTCGTGATGCGGTGCAGCGGCGGGCCGAGCATTCTCAAGGAGCTGTCCGACGAGGAGCTGGCCGTTGACATCGAGGACGCCATCCGTATGAACGTTGCCTGCATCACGCTTCAGGTCTTCATCGGCGGCGAGTACGAGACCCGTTCGATTCACAACATGACCAAGCTGGTTGACATGGGCCTCCGCTATGGCATTCCTACCATGGCCGTGACCGCTGTCGGCAAGGACATGGTGCGCGACGCCAAATACTTCCGCCTGGCCACGCGCATCTGCGCTGAACTCGGCGCACAGCTCGTCAAAACCTACTACGTGCCGGAAGATTTCGAGACCGTCGTGGCCTCCTGCCCGGTGCCGATCGTTATGGCTGGCGGCAAGAAGCTCCCCGAGCTCGACGCGCTGACCATGTCGTACAACGCGATCCAGGAGGGTGCTGCTGGCGTCGATATGGGCCGTAACATCTTCCAGAGCGACAACCCCGAGGAGATGATGCTGGCTGTCAACAAGATCGTGCACGAAGGCTACAACCCTAACGAGGCTTACGAGTACTTCAACTCGCTCGTCGCCGGAAAGTAA
- the lptE gene encoding LPS assembly lipoprotein LptE, with protein MNAMHKRTGTLLLLFGLLTVILQGCYSFSGASIPEHLHTVAVPLFDDASQAGIAEFRERCTRRLVNKVEAQSDLSIEPDLSRANAVLKGVILSYADEPSQLGSSTERAVTNRVTIVLKAEFEDMVKHEQLFSQTFVGFADYQAGSYSAQQGAIDSAIDMAVDELFNRMISNW; from the coding sequence ATGAACGCCATGCACAAGCGAACCGGAACCCTGTTGCTTCTTTTCGGCCTGCTGACCGTTATTCTGCAAGGTTGTTACAGCTTTTCGGGGGCCTCGATTCCGGAGCATCTGCACACCGTTGCCGTGCCGCTTTTCGATGATGCCTCGCAGGCCGGCATCGCCGAGTTCCGTGAGCGATGCACGCGGCGGCTGGTCAACAAAGTCGAGGCGCAGAGCGACCTCTCCATCGAACCTGATTTGTCCAGAGCCAACGCTGTGCTCAAGGGTGTCATCCTTTCCTACGCCGACGAACCGAGCCAGTTGGGCAGCTCGACCGAGCGCGCAGTCACGAACCGTGTCACCATTGTGCTCAAGGCTGAGTTCGAAGACATGGTCAAGCACGAGCAGCTATTTTCGCAAACCTTTGTCGGTTTTGCCGATTATCAGGCCGGCAGTTATTCAGCGCAGCAAGGCGCCATCGACAGCGCTATCGACATGGCTGTCGATGAACTGTTCAACCGTATGATTTCAAACTGGTAA